TTTCCATTGCTTCTTTGTAGTTTctaggttcttcttcttctaagtcTTCTGCACTAGCCAAAGCATAGGCTATAAGGTCAGCATCTTCAAACCTTGAGGGTGGCCTTATTGTGCGGCGTTCTCTGTCCCTTGCTAAGACGTAGCTCCCTAAGTCTTCTATCTGAGTCgaatcatcatcctcatcagTGTCACTTCCTGAGTCTTCTACCTCTTCTGTTGACATCTCTCCTGAAGATTCTCCAGTTTCTTTTGAAACCTTCGAGACTGCTCCACCTGAGTTTGAGTCCTCTCCTTCGACTTCTACTAGAACGCTTTTGAATGAGACTTTCTTCTTTCATTTACTCTTCGCAGTTTCTTCAGGTGTTCTATCAATGTCCTCATCCTTTTTCATATCTTTGAAGAAGTTTTGCTCGTTGAAGATAACATTCTTACTTACTActatcttctcctcttcaacgaGCCATACTCTATAGCCCTTAGTTCCATCTTCATAGCCCAAGAACACTCCTTTAGTAGCTCTAGCACTCGTTTTCTCCCTTACTTGATGAACATATGCAACGCATCCAAAGCTCCTTAGATGATCATAAGAAATTGACCTCCCTGACCATTTGACTTCTGGAATCTCGAACCCGATAGAAGAGTTTGGAGATCTGTTTATGTCTCGTGTAACATAGACCTCACTTTATCCATTACACTTCTGTTCATACGCTCGGAGACTCCATTCTGTTGGGGCGTATAAGGGCATGTTTTGTGCCTCTTAATGCCCGAGTCTCTGCACAGCTTGTCCATGCTCTGGTTACAAAACTCCAGGCCGTTGTCAGTTCTGagatattttatctttttcccAGTTTGATTTTCTACTAGTAGCTTCCACTCGGAGAATCGTTGAAACACTTCATCCTTAGTCTTTAAGAAGTAGATCCACACCTTCTTAGAAAAATCGTCAATGAAAGTTAGGAAATAATGAGCCCCCGATAAACTTGAGACCGTGCTTGGAGAACCCCAAAGATCTGAGTGTATATACTCAAGCACTCCCTTTGATGTATGTTTCGCTCTTGGGAACTTCTGTCGATGCGATTTTCCCATTGTGCAAGCTTCGCAAAACCCCAAGCTTCCTACTTCTTCCTTGTTTAAGTATCCTTTCTTGACCAGTGTTTCCATTGATCGAATATTCATGTGCCCCAACCGTGAGTGCCACTTCTTAGTGTGATCAATTACTGCCTCAAAAGAATTTGCTTCTGCTGGTTTTACAATTCCTTGAAGATAATACAGACCATTTGCGTATTTTCCTGTCAAGACCTTCGTAGTTCCTAAGTAGAACTCAACTAGATAGTCTCTTCCTGTGTAGGTGCACCCTGTCTGTTGTAGTTGTCCATAGGAAATGAGATTCCTTCCCATCTCTGGCACATATCGCACGTTGCTTAGTAATTGTTGAACCGTTTGCATTTAGGATCTTTATCTTCCCTTTTCCCCTAACCACGCAGTGAGAATTGTTTCCCATCATTACTTTTCCTCCTTCAAATTCTTCGAAGTCAGATAACACCTCTCTTCTGGGTGTTATATGGAATGTGCAGCCTGAGTCTAGCACCCAGTCATCTTCAGAAACTATCAGGCTCGCTGTTAGGGCCACAGGACCAGGTAGTCTAGATGCAATGTTTGCTGCGTCTTGTTGGTTGTTTTGGTGGAAACCTCTCTTTCTGTCTGGACAATCTCGTTTCCAGTGGGTCACACTCCCACATATCCAACAAGCTTTCTCTGATTTTGTGCTGGACCTCCCTCTAGACTTTGATCTGTATCTACCCTTGCCTTTGTTCTAAGGCTTTCCCTTAGCTGTCTCTCCTCGTGTGGATTGCCTTCCTCTTGAATCCACATAAAGCCCTTCGCTTTGTTTCCCTCGAGTCAGCAGTCCCTTCTGCTTCAGCTCCACCTCCTTTGAGTAAGCCGCAGTCATCACTTCATTTACTGTGAGCGTGTCTTTTCCCGTCCCATATTGGAGTGTGTGAACCAATGGCTCATAAGCTGATGGCAGTCCTGAAAGTAGTTGTATTGTCTGATCTTCATCTGTGATGTAGATCTTTATGCTGGCAAGATCTGCTATCAACTTCAAGAAGGTGTCGACGTTTTCCTCAATTGACTTATCTTCTTCCATCTTAAAGCATGAAAACTTCTTCTTTAGGTAGATCCGGTTAGGTAGTGACTTTGTTTGATAGTCACGTTCCAGTGCCTTCCACATCCCTAGTGCAGTCGTCTCGTGCATAATCTTCCTCAGAATCACGTCTGATAGGCACGTGCTGAAGAGACTCCTTACTCTCAGATCCTTCTCTGATTTCTTTAAGTCAATCTTCACATCTGCAACTTCAACGGTCTTGGTTGAATCTGATGTGGTAGCTCCTTCCTCCAGGACTGAGAGTAGTCCTTGGATCTCTAGTTGCGCTAACATCTTGAATTTCCACAATCCAAAATCTCCCTTTCCATCGAACTTAATGACCTCGAACTTTCCCGGCGTTGGATCCATCCTCgtggtgattgcttcttctcATGTTTCCTGCAGATAACGAGATACaataccacagtaacaatatcCAGAACCTTAAGCGAGATCAAATCAATATCAGATGCCTCGTTTCTATTCTAATGAGAAAGAAACACTCCCTGAGATTTTGGTTGAGATCTTTCGTAGTACTTTTGACGAATCTCTTTCGCCTCTTCCCGATCCTTCTGATTTCTTCGAGTTTCTTGATCCTTCCTCTGATCGCACTTGAAccgtgctctgataccacttgtgaAAGAATCTAGCTCGATCTTGGTTGttctctctcaatctctctcaATACTCTCGTGTGTTTAACTCTCTATCTCTCGTGTGTAGGTCGCGACTCCGAATCACGATCAAGCAAAGCAAACGTAAACGAAAGCAAGAAAAGAGACGACACAAGCAACGTTTTAGAGTTTCCCTTCACACCGGGTACATCTGCTTCAGGATCGGAACCTGGTAATCCACTAGATCAGTGTTTACAGAAGCTTTCTCTCTCTACGAGCTACAATGGCACTCTATCACTAgctgaagaagaaagagtttgTTAGAGAGATAATTATCCTATGTTTCTCGTCTCACTCTTATACAAGAGCTAGACTTTTGGGCCTCAGTGAATCTACTCCGCGGCCCAGCTTCTGTCTTCCCGAGTTTCACTTATCATAAGCCCATTGGGCTCATAAGTCGAATACCAACTTcacaaaaacatagaaaatttgTTGGTTCAGATGGAAAAATAAGGTTGTGCACTAGATAAATTGTCTAGCTTCGCCCTTGCACAAGACTTTAAATATTGCCTTTTGATCATAAATCATAATCCtccacaagaaaagaaaaaaaaaactaattcaaACTAGCCAAGAAACTGGAAGTGAACAAGGATTCATGCTTCTCAGAAACAGAGGAAAACATGAACAGCAACGAGAGATAACAAAAGAGAAGatagagaaaaaagagagaggtcAAGCAAGAGTAAATAATACACAATTATTGAGAGAATGAGTGCAGTTTTTGCCTATATACTTTCAAAACCAATGGAAAAAAATCTGGactgaaaaatttattttataaaacgaaaagcatttgtgtttaaaaaaagacaaaaaaaaaaaaaaaaaaaaaacaaaacgaaaAGCATTTCCCCATGGGAAGCCCATTTTGAGCATTAGTTATTTATACAACCTTTTTGagttttgaatcttttgatTGTGCCGCGGGCAAAATTCTTCCAACCTACTTTTTCTTTACTGTCATGACCATTGTTTAATATTCATATTCATTTTAATTTACTataagtttcctttttttttacacatcgtttgattttgaactaaccattttgattatttatcagtttttaaacattatctgtttcaaaaaaaaattacgtacAAACTTGCAAAAAGTTTTTccacgagaaaaaaaaatggtataAAGAGAAAATAGTTCATATCTCATATCTGTATTAAATAAATGTGGATGTTAATTAAGGATAGCGTATAAGCCCAACAACTGAAGTGAGAACAATTTTCAGAAAATTATGGGATCCACGACAGCTAACCATGCACGCACgagatattttttattaacaacCACGCGCTTATTATAAAGTGCGTGCGCTCACACTACCATATGACTATGTggtaatattgtttttattgaaaaaaagaACTATTATTTCTTTCCTCATAAAAACAAAGGttaatttttcaaataactAATTTTAGACGCAAAATGAAAATCATAGCTATGATTTTAACATTATTAagtcaataatattttttcccAAGTCTCATCcggttttatcattttttataacaatttttttgtgaaaaaaataaatgataatgttgatggtaaaaaaacatatgaaccaaaaaaatcaagaatGTAGCCGGTTAGAAAATCAAAGATCCTCAACAATGGAGTATGTACCGCGGTGGTTACCACAACGACAATGACGTAAGATGTGGTGGTGGTGATTACAACAACGGTGGTGGAAACTATGTAGTCATGGTTATGGATAATGAAGCGGTTGCATGTACATAAAAATGGTGATCTTTTATAACAAAGATTACTACGTTTGTGGCGGAGCTCGTGGTGATCACCGACATAATTAATGTAGATTGAAGAAAGAGACTATataaatagaatggaacatATTAAATAGTCTAGTacatattgtttaaattttgaaatgtcTATGATTGTAAAGAAAGAGGTAATGTTTATCCCAACGTCAACCCAAAATTTctataaactaaacccaaaacactaatcactaaaccctaaaaataaaaataaaccatAACTCAACTATCAAAATATGCACATAGTACATAATATGAACAATTATCAAAAACCAACAAAATAGCATAttacatatttttcaaattttgaaatgtttatGATTGCAGTGAAAGAGTTAATGCTTACCCCAATGTTAACTCTAATCttccataaactaaacccaaaacattaatcactaaaacctaaaaaaatataaaccctaactaaaatatcaaaatatgcacATTAACATAATATGAACTAGTGTCAAAATACAATAGTAACAAACACATTAGCATAATAcatattgttcaaattttgaaatgtctatgattgtagggaaaaatgtaatatttacCCAACGTCAACTCAAACATTTAATAAACTAAACTCAAAACACTatttactaaaccctaaaaaaaaatataaactctagcccaaatattaaaatatgcaCATAGTACATAATATGACgcataattaaaatagaatagtaacaagcaaaatattatacatattattCAAATAGCATAGTACAACCGGAAACTTACAGTACAAATGAGTGGTGGTGGTTAAGGCGGAAGAGGTAGTGACTGATATCAAAGAGATGATGGTTGTTTTGAAAAATGTGAtgccaaaaatatgaaaatgaggATTACGGATTTGGTTACAAAGAAAAatttgtggtggtggtggttacaTCAATGGTAGCGTTAACTGGAACGGTGATGATGACTACAAAGTAACTGGTGATTGTGGTTTTGGAAGAAACTGTAATGATAGATAGATAAAAGCACTATGATAATGGTCATGGTAAAAATGATGTGATATATGTGGATATAGAAGAAATAGTATTAATTAGAAGAGAAAAAGTTATTTCCATaagaaaataaagcaaaaaatgatagataaataataaaagcaatataatatatattgtaaaaatgTTAGAGaccttttattttttagttagattcttaattataatttttttgaaggcTAGTGAATGCAATTTCTCTAGAAACAGTTATTGTAGTATATCTTAAGACCATCTCTAATccccacttttttttttactttttgctTCATTTTGAAGTAAGTTTTGCCTCAACCCTATTTCATTTTTTGCTTCGAAATGAAGTAATAAACAATGTTGATTCAAATTTGAAGATCTACTGTACATATCTTCATTTTTGTTGAGATGAATTTTTTCATTGTAAATTGGttcttaacttttatttattcttatCTTTTGCCAAAATAAACTATATGCTTTAATATAAtccaattaatttcaaaattttgactattatttttatctaatcagatgtttatatcaaaaagcatatgaatatttgtttttaagaaCTTTTTAACTCGATTTAAAAGAATCAAAGATAAATAAGCTCATTTATTATTCTAAACACTTTTGTTAATCaattgtagaaaaaaaaatatgtggtgtttttatacaaattatgatgttttatgtttgtttattcatgttatgtaataaattcattatatgagaatattaaatttatatgaaataataattatattggattattgttaaaaaaatagttaggtaaaataagtaaataaaaaagtataaggtgtctattaataattaatgataaaGTGGAGATGAAATATAATTggaatattctttttattagaAAGAAATGAAGTAAACCATTAGAGTGAatgttgtttcattttttttcattttgaagAAAGTAAACTTTTGAAGATAAAAATGAAGTCAActattggagatgctctaaggaaATATTCTTCAAATTTTACCGAAATTTCCATGTAAATCGAAATTTCCAAACGACTTAATAGTATATTTCGAACGATtcagacaaaacaaaaagtaaattgcagtttAGCCGCTAATAAATTGAATTATCTTAACAGTTATATGTTTGCTCTTTGAACCAATTATTAGGAGTAGATCAACTGAACTAACCGACCAATTAGGATCATGAACCAAAACCGGTTGATTTGCGGATTCTTTCATTTACATGATAACTGGGCTACTGACGCTTCCTAGCCGTATATATCGGAAATCATTATAAACGGGCTACCAACCAATGGGTTTTAATGTAATAGCCGATTAAATATAGTTTCTTACTATTAGAGGCCCAAACAAGTGCTCCCTTTGCCCACTTGAGTGGAGGCCCGAATAATTGCCCTCTCTCCCATTTGGTGTACAAACTGCTCCAATCTCTCCTACTCGACTACTTCAGGGTAGAGATTATAGagtatgtttattttaaaatatctaatagtAATAACTACTAAGCATACACGAGCAAACAAATAACATTAGTGGTTCCAGTTTATACTATTATGCATTGACTTAGGCAATAAAAAACTACTGTGGCAAGCTGTCATTAGAGATGTGGAAGAATTTAGAAGATACGAATTAATTGTTAACTTGATTTGTAGcgtgaaataaatagttttggACATGTGAATGTAAGATGAGATGTGACTCTTTGATGGATGATTCGTACAAAGCCTATagtgaaaaacaaaattaaattaacaatatatcCAAAAATAGACATGATTAACTGAATCTGGCTCGTGTTCTCATAAAGCTCTCCTTCTATGTTGTAATAATTGAATTGGCCcactctttttttattttttatgttcgTTCCATTGTTTTTGTTAAGTCGTTCCATTGCTCCCAAGTAAATGTACAGTAGGTATCGTGTCGAATTTGATTTTTGATGTCTcctcaaataaaaataaagattcaAAAACTTTTGACTGATTGATTTCTCGAAAACTCGATTCTACAATGTAATTAGCGGATAGCTTTGGGTTTATTTCTTTTAACTGGAGCTTTGGGTTTATTATAACCGTGGATTTAAAAAGTTCTTCTTATGTATGTGTTTCTTTACATTATGAAACAAAAACGTTATTTAAATTGTTACCGGTTTCAAGTATTATCCAAGAGGTTTATAAAACAATAcccttaaataattttttataggagggttaccaatatttttttattaaattaataaccCTCCTGAACTTCatctaatattattttataataaaatatttaatataacatataaatttaatattattaaataaaaatcgttttcaattatatataaaactcattaagggtattgtttaagttaataaattagtgaataAGTTAGAAATTAATGATAAATCAATAACCCAACCAAAAGTATAAaacctaataataatatgacaaaaaaaagaaaaattaactaaatatttaatataacatataaattaatataattaaaataatattcgtttaaattatatataagatttaataagggtattttttaagtaataaattagtaactcaattaaaaactaataataaattaatgatttacctaaaccctaataaaaacatatataaaacttatcttatttttaatatgttttttgataattatattattttataataaattatttaatataacatataaatttaatattattaaataaaagtcgttttcaattatatataaaactcaTTAGGGGTATTgtttaagtaaataaattagTGAATAAGTtagaaactaataataaattaataacccAACCAAAAGtataaaacctaataaaaatatgacaaaaaaataaaaattaactaaatatttaatataacatataaattaataaaataaaaataaaattcgtttaaattatatataagattcaataagggtattttttaaagtaataaattagtaactcaactaaaaactaataataaattaatgatttagcTAAACCCTAACTAATAATGTTTTAGCTAAaccctaataaaaacatgataaataagtaaaattgcctaaaattatggatacgatgacaaatcagcaaattcacttctcaaataatagtatagattggtTTTCGAATAGTTAAACAACTAGTATCTCAGCTTTAAGAAACaactttttaatatgttttaaacaagtcgaagtatttttttttctttaatgacTAAAATGATTTGTTATCCTCAAAACTATAAAATGTAAATCGTTAGTTTTAATGTTTATACATATCATGCTATTTTATTAGTAATACTAATAGcacatttattttatgttataccacttaaaatcatattcattccCAGTTAAGTTATTAGGCACTatctacatttatatttatatatatatgtttgatatCCAAGATTTCCTTGAATATTGATTTTCGctgatcaaatatatttttcatagttCCTAAGAAGGATACAAAAATGTAGGCTTCTAATTATGACAAACACGCGCTTGTTGTGTGGAGCTGCAACTAACAacttttgatataaaaacaacAATCGTATGATCAATCAGTAGGTCGAaaccaacaaaatattttcattcaTGATATACctttgtaattttttcatatatatacctGATCACTGAACCATTTAAGATTTTTATGGAGCATCTAATTAAATTAGCTAAAAATTATATGCTAAGGGCACAATGGCAGACTCAGAATCATCTTTAAGCGGGTCAGAGAATGTGGGTATTTGACCCAATATAAcaataatttagaaaaacaaTGAAAAAGTGCACTACCTTAGTGTCGAGCTTGAATTATGGGGGGGTTAATAGATGGGGTAAGTAACCAAATGTTTTATAGAATCTTAAGTGTTACATGGTAAAAACTTCTTTATATAATTCTAACATGTGTCACCTGACACTCCATTTGTCCACATAGATCCGTATCTATAAGGACATCTCTAACCATGACACCAAATTTAGGTTTAAgtgtcataattttttttgtcatctccaaCCATGACACCAAATATCAGACcaaaagtaatattatatattatttgatgttttcagttttaataatttttatttttttgttatttgtaattgataaataattattttaccatactttattatgtttgttaaatttttgtaattttatgtttataaaatttatttacatttatatttttggatttaacaatattatactttttatgtatttattttatataaaatattatattaaaattactaACTATTAATTATGAACAACACATAacaaactaatatatttattttatgttttgagtgtttatttcaaatttaatatgcattttaatcatataattattaacttctatattttataaagtataatttagtgatttttttactttaaaataaaataaatctattttaatttttaaaaatattttttttaaacaaattatatattctaattatgtttattactaattaataatgataatgacctatattattaaataaacacAATAGaatatgaatattaaatatttggtgTGATGAATAGTGTTACACATACACTAAATTATGTGTAATACTATTTGCTCTACACTAAATTTAATGGAAttgtataatttttagtgtCTCTTTGAAAATGAGATTATACCAAATTTGGTGTTCCATTGGAGTGCCTAGGACATATTTCTTTGTTTAAGATAAACAACCCGCCGCCGGTTTGATATACTGCTTTGTGGAGTATTATTTTAAGTTGCGACTCGTAAATTCAGAATAAACGGGAATGATCTTTTGCCCTTCTTTTCACGTAAAgtgcaaaatgtataaatttagTTCGCACAAAGAAATATGTGAGTATAAATATCATGACGACATCAGTATAGGTAATAGGGGAGAGTCGACGAGATAAAACCGGGGGACCCGAGACGTGTGTATATGTGAGTCTATGCTCAAATTTAAAGTTATGATAGTGAAAAGTTATATGGACCAATTAAATGCCGTTAATAAAATGCCATAATACATAGCATGATTGCAAAGGCATATCGacgaataaaaatataatgagtGTGACATGCTGACTATTCGTGAGCTCTTACTTTAACGTACACATATATGTGGAACGGATCGAGAATATGACGTTGCCATTTAACTGCTTTCTTACTCATACGCAGTCCAGTCCAGTTACAATATATCTACTGGATGTATGTTAACGACATTGGTAACAAAacgatgaaaatattttaaacggTTATCAGCTTACTTTTcttattagttattttatattagtGATTGTATAAAATGCAGGTTTTGgaatggatgaaaatgggtttGTCGTACATATACCTTTATGTATATGCTATTCTTTGATTGATTTAGTTTGAGTTAATGGTTGAACTCATAGATAACTCAAAATTATCACCAATcatgcattaattttttttttaagtttgagaTATCATGTATTTTGGCAAGGGTACAATTTTGAATTACGCTCTTTGTAAAATTGttaaatcaaaacttaatgtaACATCATGACTAATCCCATGTTTTAGAGTTGAAGTACAATTATAACTAAAGTTTATGTCTAAAGTAcaagtgaaaataataaattcgaAACACACCACGTATGAAAAGCTTTATATTATACGTTTTggaattttttgtttgtaaataaaatattatttatatttccaAAACCACCTTAGCAATATCTTATTCTTATTTCTGGAAATCTATTTAACAATAATATGCAATTTCACCTGATTTTGTGTTAGACACAGATTTTTAAtggaaaatttccaaaaataccacatttataatactacttttcatttttaccttAACCACTTTTATCATcacttttgaaaaagaaaaaaaaaacatttacaataatatgccAGGAACAGTTTCTGCTATGAACATTACCGTATGGACCCTTCTCTGGTTTTTGATAAGGCCTTTGAAGAAGCAGAAACTTCGCGAGGCTTGAATTCGACACAAGCTCCACCTAATCACCCAGCTGAACCTTCTTCGGTGCTTCCCTTGCGCTGGTGTAGACCACCGAGGAACTGGCTGAAATGCAATGTAAGTGCTTCTTGGGGATCTCATAATCGTATGGGCGGTGCAGCATGGATCGTGCGAGACGCTGGTGGTATCCCTCTAGCACATAGTAGACGAGCATTCTTTGGTCACACTTCGAATATAGAAGCAGAACTCCAGTCTCTTTTGTGGAGTATTCGCGCGCTTATTGACTTAACAATCAAATGGGTAATCATTGAGTCCTCACTCACTCAAGTTCGAGAGGCGCTTCTCAAACCCCATGAGTACCCGGAATGGCGACATCTGATTGATACCATTAGTGTCTTATTGAATGAATTTGATGGAGTGAGTTTGGAACATGTAGTTGCTGGCAGAAACAGGATCGCCAATTCTATTGCACTAAGTGTGACAAGAGATCATCGCTACCAATCTTACGTAGCTACAGGTGGTCCAACATGGCTGAGTTCCCTATTACGAGAGGAGGAGTTGAATTTGGTGGTTCGTGTGTAAAATCGTTGGAACTTAGCTGCGGTGGGCCCTTGCTCCTTTAACTGATCGTGGTCTTGGTTATTATTTACAGCACCTACTGGTgtttttcttattcttatcttctttccttttattttctCCTCAATCCTCTGTTTGGAGGTGTGTGTTGCTTTTGGGGGGACGTTGTATTACTACTCTTTACACCATTGATTGAATCCagcgtcaaaaaaaaaaaatctagacaGAAGATTTAGAGTTGAAAGGTGGGATAGAGTTTTCGAAATATGGAgtttaagattctaataaatatataaattaatactaaaaatttttaaaaataatttcaaaaatgacaTTCGAATTTCACAAAGAAAacttgaaaaaacaaaattcaaacttttaaatttttttaataaaaagtaagaatttggaaaattataattcaaaaatatttttaaaaatattttacttttttatttaaataattgtttattttatatatatagagcaaTGATATGAAGTCTTTTGCctcttaatgaataaaatatttttgaaaatgtctttttagtggtggtaaacatgaataatgataACAACAATGTCGTAAACATGGAAATTTCCTATTTTTAGTTCTCTTTCTTGttcttatttttgtattattaactttaaattattattttataattattattttacataatcTTATtagttgtaaattttatttggaatggaaatttataaattattttgttattgatATCGGATAAATATTATAATCAGTAAGtatggtttttataaaatatatatttcaacttaatttttgttaaaatttattttatacatattaagaataaataaaaaaattattatttatttaaaataggttatgttttttgttattaataataatttactatcttatgtttatatttatttttattgaaaactatACTACAATTTATGCATCAGAAAGTTTACATGTCATCAAAAGTTTTCAGTAATCTGGACATTGATCCTATGGATACGCTTAAATGGGCGAAAACAAAATTcacactttgggctgaggcacataTATTGAACGAACAGAGGATAATACCACAAGTTGCGGTTACGACTCTGCCGCCAATTCCAAGAAGATGGTGTTAAACAGATAGTTCCTGGAAAGAGGGTGATATCTTTTCCGGACAAGGTTGCCTCAATACTCTATAAGGATTTGATGAACTGTTAGGGGCGAGAAATGTTCGGGCTAGcctctctcctcttcatgcggagatggaagcgctaTTATGgacaatggaatgcatgaggaatttacggcaatttcaggttacgattgcaacagattgttctcaattggtgaagatggtttcgaaaCC
This genomic interval from Brassica napus cultivar Da-Ae chromosome A6, Da-Ae, whole genome shotgun sequence contains the following:
- the LOC106350446 gene encoding uncharacterized protein LOC106350446 codes for the protein MDPSLVFDKAFEEAETSRGLNSTQAPPNHPAEPSSVLPLRWCRPPRNWLKCNVSASWGSHNRMGGAAWIVRDAGGIPLAHSRRAFFGHTSNIEAELQSLLWSIRALIDLTIKWVIIESSLTQVREALLKPHEYPEWRHLIDTISVLLNEFDGVSLEHVVAGRNRIANSIALSVTRDHRYQSYVATGGPTWLSSLLREEELNLVVRV